GCAGCCTTTGCCGGCTCCTTTGGTGCAAGCCACCCAAGCGGCGGTGCTGCACAGCCCGGAGGTGCAGGAGCGCTGGCGTGCCTTGCAGGCCACACGCCAGCAGGTGCCGTTGGCGGCAGCCGGCTGGCGGCCGCAGGTCGATCTGCAGGCCAGCATTGGGCGCCAAGAGCGGCGCACTCCCAGCCAGAGCGGGGCTTGGATGGGGGTGAGTGGGGTGCAGATCAGCCTGAATCAGTTGCTGTTCGACGGTGGGCAGGCCGCCGCTGCAATGCGCCAGGCCAGCCAAGCCGAGGTGGCAGCGTATTTTGATCTGCGCCATGGCAGTGAAACGGTGGCGTTGCAGGTGGTGCTGGCCTACCTCGAGCTGTTGCGCCTGCAGCAGCGGGTGGAGCTGGCCACCGAAAACTACGTCGAGCACCGCAAACTGTTCGACGCCATAGGCGAGCGCACCCGCGCCGGGGTGGGGCGGCGGGTGGATGCCGAACAGGCGCAGGCGCGGCTGGCGGTGGCCGAATCGTCGCTTGTGGGCGAGACCAGGGCCTTGCACGAAGCGGGGCTGAACTACCAGCGCTTCGTCGGGCAGTTGCCGCCCGCCACGCTGCCGGCTTGGCCCAGCGGGCGCGGTGTGGCCCCCATGCCCGATTCGGCGGCGGTGGCGCTGCGCCAGGGTCTGGAGGCCAACCCGCAGCTGCGTGCCGCCTACCACCGCTGGCAGCAGGCCCAGCAGGCGGTTGAGGGCCGGCAAGCCGCCTTCATGCCGCGCCTCGAGGGGCGCCTGTCGGCCCGCGAGAGCCGCAACCGCGATGGCGTGCGCGGCGAGTTCCGCGATCAGGTGGCCGAGCTGGTGCTGTCGCACAATCTGTACCGCGGCGGCGCCGATTCGGCGGCGCTGCAGCGCGCCACCGAGCTGCAGGCGCGCTCACTGGCCGAGATGGACCTCGTTTGCCGCCAAGTGCAGCAAAACCTCTCGATCGCCTTCAACGACACGCAGACCTTGCGCATACGCCAGCGCTTGGCCGACGCGCAGCAGCTGGCGGTGGAAAAATCCGTCACGGCCTTGCGCCAGCAGTTTGACATCGGCCAGCGCAGCCTGCTGGACGTGCTCGACACCCAGGCCGAGTTTTTTGACGCCACGCGCACCTACGTCGATTCGCGCTACGAGCAGTTGCGTGCCGAGGCCCGCACCCTGGCCTCGATGGGCCAATTGGTGGCGCTGTTTGGCGCCGCGCCCGCCGACCAGGCCGCCGAGCTCGAGGCGCTGGCGGCGCAGCCCAGCGGCTTCGATGCCGCAGCGCTGTGCCCGGCTCAGGTCACGCACATGGAGTCGCTCGAGCGCATCAAGGCCTCGTTGGTGTTGCCGCCGCTGCCGCAGCGCGCCGACCGCGTGGTGCTGCTGCCCAACCCCGATGGCAGCGTGGGCCAGGTGGTGGTGACTGGCCGCGCGGGGCAGCAGGTGCTGGGCGCGGCCTTCACGGGCACGGTTTTGACGGGCGCAGCCCCCGTCGTGGCCATCCCCGAGGAGCAGGTGCGGCGCGAATTCGCTGCCGCGCTCGAGGCCCAACCGCAACGGCCCGAGCGTTTTACGCTGTTTTTTGAAGACGGCAGCGTCAACCTGACCCGGGCCAGCGCCGCCGAGTGGCCGCAAGTGGTGCAGAGGCTGCGGGCGCGCCAAGCGCTCGACCTGACCGTGGCCGGCCACACCGACACCAGCGGCCCGGCACGGCTCAACGAGGCGCTGGCGCTGCGCCGGGCGCAAACCATCGCGCAAAGGCTG
This sequence is a window from Serpentinimonas maccroryi. Protein-coding genes within it:
- a CDS encoding TolC family outer membrane protein, producing MPPFKPLGLALCLAAAAASAQPLPAPLVQATQAAVLHSPEVQERWRALQATRQQVPLAAAGWRPQVDLQASIGRQERRTPSQSGAWMGVSGVQISLNQLLFDGGQAAAAMRQASQAEVAAYFDLRHGSETVALQVVLAYLELLRLQQRVELATENYVEHRKLFDAIGERTRAGVGRRVDAEQAQARLAVAESSLVGETRALHEAGLNYQRFVGQLPPATLPAWPSGRGVAPMPDSAAVALRQGLEANPQLRAAYHRWQQAQQAVEGRQAAFMPRLEGRLSARESRNRDGVRGEFRDQVAELVLSHNLYRGGADSAALQRATELQARSLAEMDLVCRQVQQNLSIAFNDTQTLRIRQRLADAQQLAVEKSVTALRQQFDIGQRSLLDVLDTQAEFFDATRTYVDSRYEQLRAEARTLASMGQLVALFGAAPADQAAELEALAAQPSGFDAAALCPAQVTHMESLERIKASLVLPPLPQRADRVVLLPNPDGSVGQVVVTGRAGQQVLGAAFTGTVLTGAAPVVAIPEEQVRREFAAALEAQPQRPERFTLFFEDGSVNLTRASAAEWPQVVQRLRARQALDLTVAGHTDTSGPARLNEALALRRAQTIAQRLRASGLQDTEIAIEGFGERLLEVPTPDGTREARNRRVVISAR